In Maridesulfovibrio sp., the following proteins share a genomic window:
- a CDS encoding L-threonylcarbamoyladenylate synthase, protein MSEQEAVNIIRTGGVLVYPTETLFAVGADAMDERAANRVARIKGRPVSKPLPLIIGSIEQLDLVTETISPELLRLTRHFWPGPLSILVKAREELPFAVKDSRGYTSVRWTEHPLAASLCLKSHSPLIATSANLSGKPATGLIEELDEELTMAVEGVFDAQPGPKGGDPSTVVEPLRGNKIKVYRDGVVSRSALVSAGFVVVD, encoded by the coding sequence ATGAGTGAGCAGGAAGCTGTAAATATCATCAGGACCGGAGGGGTCTTGGTCTATCCCACGGAGACCCTTTTTGCTGTCGGCGCCGATGCTATGGACGAAAGGGCAGCTAACCGTGTTGCGCGTATTAAAGGACGTCCGGTGTCCAAGCCTCTACCGCTGATTATCGGCAGTATTGAACAGCTTGATCTTGTTACTGAAACAATTTCACCTGAGCTTCTTAGATTGACCCGTCATTTTTGGCCCGGACCGCTCTCAATACTGGTTAAAGCCCGTGAGGAGCTTCCCTTCGCAGTAAAGGATTCCCGGGGGTACACCTCAGTACGTTGGACAGAACATCCTCTGGCAGCATCGCTATGCCTTAAGTCGCATTCCCCGCTGATTGCGACCAGTGCGAATTTAAGTGGTAAACCTGCTACCGGCTTAATAGAAGAGCTGGATGAGGAATTGACCATGGCTGTAGAAGGTGTTTTTGACGCACAGCCCGGGCCCAAAGGCGGAGATCCATCAACAGTTGTGGAACCTTTACGGGGAAATAAGATCAAGGTTTACCGTGATGGAGTTGTCTCAAGGTCGGCTCTCGTCAGTGCCGGATTTGTAGTGGTCGACTAA
- a CDS encoding NUDIX hydrolase, whose amino-acid sequence MLGSKPCPHCGGDVVHYRNPVPTVDIIIYDPSYGVVLIERKNPPLGWALPGGFVDYGETLEHAAVREAKEETGLDVVLTGLVGVYSMPTRDDRQHTISITYSAVSRDVEALQAGDDAGGARFFRLDDLPDLVFDHRDILGDFSSKIIRLYEHAAVGADG is encoded by the coding sequence ATGCTTGGTTCAAAACCTTGTCCCCATTGCGGAGGGGATGTTGTCCATTACCGCAACCCAGTCCCTACTGTTGATATTATTATCTATGATCCTTCATATGGTGTAGTACTCATTGAACGCAAGAATCCACCCCTCGGATGGGCGTTGCCGGGAGGGTTTGTGGATTATGGGGAAACCCTTGAGCACGCTGCTGTGCGTGAGGCTAAGGAGGAAACAGGTCTTGATGTGGTTCTAACCGGGCTGGTTGGAGTTTATTCCATGCCTACCCGTGATGACCGCCAGCATACGATCAGTATCACTTATAGTGCTGTTTCCCGGGACGTTGAAGCTTTGCAGGCCGGTGACGACGCTGGCGGCGCGCGTTTTTTCAGGTTAGATGATCTTCCTGATCTGGTTTTTGATCATCGCGATATTCTCGGCGATTTTTCATCAAAGATAATCCGCCTGTATGAACATGCCGCAGTCGGTGCTGACGGTTAA